The sequence CGCCGATGAGGGGATCGCGCGTCGCCATCCTGGCCGTTGTCGGCGTGCTCGTCGTGGGAGCCGTGCTCGTCACGAATGTGCTGCCCATCCGCAGCCTGATGGCGCAGCAGCGGCGTGTCGATCTCGCCCAGGAGCAGCTCGGTGCGCTCCAGGAGGCGAACGCTCGTCTGCAGGCATCGGCCGACTTCCTTTCTTCGGACGCGGGCGTAGAGATGGTCGCTCGGCGCGATTTCGGACTGGTTCGCCCGGGTGAGACCGCCTACGTCGTCATTGATCCCAACGACGAAGGTTTCACACCTGATGTGCCGAAGACGACGGCCGTGGAGCCCGAGCAGCCCCGGCCGTGGTGGCAATACGTCTGGGATTTCGTCACCGGTCGCGACCTGACGGGATGATGGACGACCAGCAGGTGGTAGCGCTGCAATTGAAGCGCCCTCTGCGTGCAGCGGTCGAGGTCGTCCACCGATGCCCGCTCGGTTTGCCGGTCGTCGTCGCCGTGCCGCCGCTACTCGACGACGGAACGCCGTTCCCGACCCGCTACTGGCTGTGCTGTCCCGTTGCGCGTGCCCGTGTCGGAAGGATCGAATCGGCGGGAGGCGTCAGGGCGATGGACCGTCGCATACGTCACGATACGGCGTTTGCCGCCGCGATGGCC is a genomic window of bacterium BMS3Abin02 containing:
- the ftsL_1 gene encoding cell division protein FtsL; this encodes MRGSRVAILAVVGVLVVGAVLVTNVLPIRSLMAQQRRVDLAQEQLGALQEANARLQASADFLSSDAGVEMVARRDFGLVRPGETAYVVIDPNDEGFTPDVPKTTAVEPEQPRPWWQYVWDFVTGRDLTG